In the genome of Blastocatellia bacterium, the window CAGAAGTGCGCTCTGGAGATCGCCGATGGACTCTTCCTCCATCCGCTGGTGGGAGAAACCAAAAGCGATGATATTCCCACCGAGGTGCGGATGAGGTGTTACGAAGTGCTGCTGGAGCGCTACTATCCCCGTGATCGCGTGGTGCTGGCCATTTATCCGGCAGCGATGCGCTATGCCGGTCCCCGCGAAGCGATTTTTCACGCTCTCGTGCGCAAGAACTACGGGTGCACTCATTTTATCGTTGGACGCGATCACGCGGGGGTGGGCCGGTACTATGGCAGTTTCGATGCTCATCGCATCTTCGATGACTTCGATCCATCGGAGATCGGCATTACGCCTCTGTTTTTCGACAATGCGTTTTACTGCCGCCGCTGTGATGGCATGGCCACCAGTAAAACGTGCCCCCATGCCGAGAGCGATCGCCTGACGCTGTCAGGAACCGATGTGCGAAACCTGCTGCGTCAGGGGAAACCGCTGCCTCCCGAATTCACGCGGCCCGAGGTCGCGGAAGTTCTCGCTCAGGCGTTTCGAGGATGAGAGATGCGAGAGGAACGTTCTGACGAAGGATTTGCTCTGTGGTTCACCGGATTGCCGAGTTCGGGGAAGACGACTCTTTCTCGACAGGTCGAAGCCCTTCTTCGGGCCCGGGGATTGAAGGTCGAAGTTCTCGATGGTGACGAGGTGAGGGAGAACCTCAGTCCCACGCTCGGATTCACCAAGGAAGATCGGGACCTGCACATTCGGCGGATCGCCTATGTGGCCAAGCTGCTTGTGCGTAATGGCGTGATCGTGATCGTCGCGGCCATTTCGCCTTACCGGGCGGCGCGCGATCAGGCACGCGCCACCATTGGCCGATTCGTCGAGGTCTACGTTCACTGTCCCGTCGAGGTGTGCATCGAGCGCGATGTCAAGGGACTTTATCGAAAAGCACTGGCCGGTATGATTCCTCATTTCACCGGCATCTCCGATCCCTACGAAGAACCGCTCCAGCCGGAACTCATCATTCACAGCCATCAGGAGACGCCGGAAGAAAGCGCCCGGCGCGTGATCGCTCGGCTGGAAGAGTTGGGCTATCTGACACATCGGTCATCTGCCGGGTTCCGTTGAGGGAGCGCCGGATTTTCCGGCCTGCGCGGTCGGCAGGCAGGTCCGCGACGGTGCGCCACAGTTTCCGAGAGACGCGCCCATGACGACGCTGCTCCGCACGCTGACGTTGCGCGATGTGACGTTACTGGTGATCGGCTCGGTCATCGGGTCGGGAATTTTTCTCGTGCCGGGGACGGTGTTGCGGCAGGTTGAAGGCCACGTGGGATGGGCGTTACTGGCCTGGGTGGTGGCGGGCCTTCTGTCGCTTGTGGGAGCGTTGACGTATGGTGAGTTGAGCGCCCGGGACCCCAAGGCGGGAGGACTTTATGTCTTCCTTCGTGAAGCCTTCGGCCCGCTGCCCGCCTTCCTCTATGGCTGGACGTTGTTTTTCGCTATCGCCAGCGGTGCGGTGGCAACCCTGGCCGTGGCCTTCAGCGGATACGCGCATGAGATCTTTTCGTTCAGTCCCGCGCTCAGCAAAGCGGTCGCGTTAGCGATGATCGTCGTCCTCGCCGCCGTGAACGTTCGGGGGACTCGCTCGAGCGCCGATGTCCAGAACTGGACGACGGCGCTCAAGGTGGGAGCGCTCGTGCTCATGAGCGGAATCCTCTTCCGGTTCGGGTCAGGATGGGCCGAACTGAAGATGAACTTCTGGTCATCGTCTTCGTCGGTGTCGCTGGCCTCGGGCTTTGGATTAGCGATGATTGGCGTGCTCTGGGCCTATGAGGGATGGCAGTTTTGTACCTTCAGTGCCGGTGAAACGCATGATCCCCAGCGCACGTTCCCGCGGGCATTCCTCATCGGCTCGACGGCTTTGATCGCCATCTATGTCGTGGCCAATCTCGCCTATCTCGTCGCTCTCGGCCCGCTTCGGATGGCTCGTTCCCAGAGCATTGCCACCGATGCCGTGTCGGCCGTCATCGGTCCAACGGCTGCCGTCCTTGTCACGCTGGCCATCCTCGTTTCGATCTTCAGTGCCGCCAACAGCGTCATTCTCACGGCGTCTCGGGTCTTTTACGCCATGGCCCGGGATGGACTTTTCTTTCGTCGGCTGGCTGAAGTTCATCCCCGATTCCACACGCCCGCGGCCAGCGTCCTGGCCCTGTCCGGGTGGGCTGCCCTGCTGGCCCTGAGCGGAACGTTTGAGCAGTTGCTGACCTACGTCATCTTCTCGGGCTGGATTTTTTATGGCCTGGGAGCGGCCAGCCTGTTCATCTATCGCAAGCGGCGGTCTGACGCTTCCTGCCCGTATCGTGTACCGGGCTATCCCTGGACGCCGCTGATCTTCATCCTGGCCGCAGCCCTTCTGGTGGGAAACACGATTGCCACCCAACCGGTTCGTGCCGCCATGGGACTGGGCATCGTTTTCCTGGGAACCCCTGCCTATCTCCTGTGGCGACGACGCACAGCGCCCGTTTCGGCAGACGCCCCTTCCTCGTGATGGTCGCTGCGAGCAACGGATTCGCACCCTTTTCAATGAGCGATCAAGCGGACCTTTCATGATCGGTCGAGATCACGATGCGCACACTCGCTCATGATCCTGCGCCCCCCTCCGAGAATTTCTTCCACTGTCAGGCCCGGAAATCGTCCATGGGCTTATGCACGCCACGACGGAGGAACATGGGTTCGCCAACGGATAAAAAGTGCCAACGGATGGTTGATCCGTTGGAACCTTTCATCCGTTGGGAAATTATTTTCAAGGGAATCGCTCATGGGCGGATTGCCCACCACGAAGGATGAAAACCTGGGAGCGCCCGCTTCCAGCGGGC includes:
- the cysC gene encoding adenylyl-sulfate kinase, which produces MREERSDEGFALWFTGLPSSGKTTLSRQVEALLRARGLKVEVLDGDEVRENLSPTLGFTKEDRDLHIRRIAYVAKLLVRNGVIVIVAAISPYRAARDQARATIGRFVEVYVHCPVEVCIERDVKGLYRKALAGMIPHFTGISDPYEEPLQPELIIHSHQETPEESARRVIARLEELGYLTHRSSAGFR
- a CDS encoding amino acid permease, yielding MTTLLRTLTLRDVTLLVIGSVIGSGIFLVPGTVLRQVEGHVGWALLAWVVAGLLSLVGALTYGELSARDPKAGGLYVFLREAFGPLPAFLYGWTLFFAIASGAVATLAVAFSGYAHEIFSFSPALSKAVALAMIVVLAAVNVRGTRSSADVQNWTTALKVGALVLMSGILFRFGSGWAELKMNFWSSSSSVSLASGFGLAMIGVLWAYEGWQFCTFSAGETHDPQRTFPRAFLIGSTALIAIYVVANLAYLVALGPLRMARSQSIATDAVSAVIGPTAAVLVTLAILVSIFSAANSVILTASRVFYAMARDGLFFRRLAEVHPRFHTPAASVLALSGWAALLALSGTFEQLLTYVIFSGWIFYGLGAASLFIYRKRRSDASCPYRVPGYPWTPLIFILAAALLVGNTIATQPVRAAMGLGIVFLGTPAYLLWRRRTAPVSADAPSS